One segment of Deinococcus sp. Leaf326 DNA contains the following:
- a CDS encoding phage tail tape measure protein, translated as MTQVGKAIFDVEANAGRATRTLRDVAREAQRILGGISLTPKVDRAGVAAELRKAVQDVKAQLRVGISPVSQADVDKALGKVASNREVTLDLKGDMKAKLDEIKQQLADLRSTSASVLTIDTSAVKAVITLLNKQIADLNALENKLRSLRNGAGGSGGNGGGSGGGSPGPSGNTALTQIARDLQIAQSQYDRGATSLKVYLRELERIRTAGQSMAGGLAAGSKEAQALERVMKGLATGTAGINSQSIVKLRSDLAGARAEFERATGAAGRFNFVGQQQATRAYEAALKGLETRIRAVGERGTTTAGQLRSLNQLSAQLGSQRNAINGTFTQVGISNNILNALKTLPQFAAQAGGSLGAAAAQAQVLTSNLSGVAAAAGPVGVAVGVMVTALLAGAVAFADLGRVGLQELGKLQQGMNVLQANGETDFAGVTQGVRDLQTELGAVGGAFTRGDLTAASADIVKAGVSVSDSLKLMGSSARLASVDQVNLTDASGQLLKNLRQYGLGVEDAGKVSDMLAKAGNLAAGTTNDLSIGLGIVGTTGKQAKIEMYDLLGMLVQLDNVGMSAADVGANGLRAALAALSDVTPKGERALASLGIKIRDEFGHMKPAGDLVKELSTSLRGMGVEVNRATGQLEGNGDALNIVSSAMDTRAAAAVLALGNGWKAYGQQVKDSTEFTKQAADIMQQGVAPAMKSLNNAWRDAGAELVTSFAVPLADLLNNHLTPAIKGLGDFFREVREGGPVLQEIRGYVIALAVAIGTLQAVSLGQGLVSLLGGAVGLRSILPTLIGGFRGLGPAAVAAFGTARVAATAFWTSLTTAGGVSAAFGVIKTAVMGLIPALRGVTIAAGGALGGLTVAVTAAAGLAIAVNKIMADTAKAYDQADKGNQQSFDTLMARVRALNAEGTELSRAKAKYLLLVQQISDAQEGEFKGVSAFGERLYGPPDEARIKKLQGDLATVRGNIQQLTAEDGRRAEAAKLNSGKVSTAIKLTDDQLKAQTKTIREMRAELAKPLKLFGGTEFQGQLDQVAEKYRLLREKLRENVLDPKQRNDLSRQLTARQGQERGQVRNEFQSRAADAAGQAERQVQQARVNAMAEGSARIRAQALLDIAEVRRTALESAKAWRDFPAEKARILAAGEAQVAGIQAQANRQALESDKKAADARAREIAAQARKARAALRARQAEERAAIRQEQTVQSLGRRLGNLNEDFGLNLSQGKVAAGGLQNFQQALEGLNAEIGKLPEGERGRFAGLVAQATELGKRGDAAVKLGEQIAEVRGRVNQMTAAELEAARARYIGVAAAQALVKAIDTRLPTQRAAEYRKGVEGLKGALSEMTAAELANRLATERSTDTQGRRIKLLTDEIEARRKLRDATLEQGRLELQKGDADAVVSNYDTRRTQAQARGDTQELLSIEQEMGAEVLAARQRLAQVAAAQEILQVREKYRGLIAEAQKHGQDTAALEAQRDDLIEQARDRRNDLQVANAIASDQQLLTQTREVTAELIRLANERQDGIDAVSRGQGEGVVGRAQLATDLAGEDLSARLRAEQQWEVQVRDSRQNLATLTAQADIRAQTEKYRVLGEKATGNDDEQRRLQLELNAWIISRNEALGTEIERIGFETAQSRLKAERALADALLALDRDLIDGLNQRAQSEASRKQGQFDADLQGQLRAVGDNEAAKLTILRAAETTRIALSNQSVNARMLGEQDAENRRFEDLRRQAITDGTWASRREVLEREHQARLTEIGRQGAYDKAQAVTQIQREVEDQNARTQEKSAQNAAKGITKGLSDMTLAQRQGARTALQGWLTTFQAMGVAGQAAARAIQEALDQVAEADASARQRAVDLADKLFPKDENGRYQNPEVVTRSLADRTGKIGKADTIADAESKGREAYATEITNLQQGIADAQAVLDELGKLPVDQLDARQALALRMAQQYLPIFRSQLTATQQAASDAGKAAGKAFVDGLSVDLVKAQDAAADAGLQLAEANLKLARSRGLPGTTEYNAALRAYRDYWEGRVTVLQGGLAAAQAAESTARTTLKGASTPEARAAAQTTLTAAITATSVAQSALNTATTNYVSGQQQVIESTKTSTEGVDALAEARRALAGVLGTSTFSYESELKSLKDLIEKYPEQAEALGRVRAEYERIQALRQGIANVDSLKLDFQIGFNSGKENLQKSVSNLAQGFGQITSPLQLFSAILDKINPAGMILEGMFSVLEEPIKALQEPFKIIGTLLGSVLAPLLELLAPVLQAVASLFVILYDAIAAFIKAITFGLVNIDRRDPNDSAEGRRELAGRKGDNDSAELDGQYREGLIDRKSYEEGKLALVKARIERERAAELEKAEGNAALTLEINRRFDAQWLKDRQATLDEIAAYDREIEGMNGENELSELERRRRQGLISEREYQGEKYRLKVESLNRERATELAAAEGDQRKILAINRKYDGQVLDAKLDMLEALSEAYRNIGQTLMQTITGSVKDGLMSALKAGNFGQFRTSFRKNLREAMFEAVVSAAIESAAIQGLLKPAIDALVAAFQTDDTSDDNAAIQGLLKAGAQAETVAGRIYRATKPLRDAWGITGDSGQSQSMEVTGTIDTPEVRISLDALGMLAGVIQNVIPSYQIAIAGHTPVLAAHTAALPTFSTAVDAFGLHTQAYLTSTGLFGGHVAAFGGHVTAFGGHVRYLADAVRSGGGSGSSGSGGYTPTTKR; from the coding sequence ATGACGCAAGTTGGTAAGGCCATATTCGACGTCGAGGCCAATGCAGGGCGGGCCACCCGGACGCTGCGCGACGTGGCTCGTGAAGCGCAGCGCATTCTCGGCGGCATCTCGCTTACCCCCAAGGTAGACCGCGCGGGGGTCGCGGCTGAACTGAGAAAAGCCGTGCAGGACGTCAAGGCACAACTGCGTGTGGGGATCTCTCCTGTGTCGCAGGCCGACGTGGACAAAGCGCTTGGCAAAGTCGCAAGCAACCGCGAAGTCACCCTCGACCTGAAGGGGGACATGAAGGCCAAGCTCGACGAAATCAAGCAGCAACTGGCCGATCTGCGCTCCACCTCGGCTAGCGTGCTCACCATCGACACCAGCGCCGTGAAGGCCGTCATTACCCTGCTGAACAAGCAGATTGCGGACCTGAATGCGCTGGAAAACAAGCTGCGTTCCCTGCGCAACGGTGCAGGCGGCAGCGGGGGCAACGGCGGGGGGAGCGGTGGCGGCAGTCCTGGCCCGAGCGGCAACACGGCCCTCACCCAGATCGCCCGCGACCTCCAGATCGCCCAGAGCCAGTACGACCGGGGCGCCACTAGCCTGAAGGTCTACCTGCGCGAGCTGGAGCGCATCCGCACGGCCGGCCAGAGCATGGCCGGTGGACTGGCCGCTGGCAGCAAGGAAGCCCAGGCCCTCGAACGGGTGATGAAGGGGCTTGCTACCGGCACGGCAGGCATCAATTCGCAGAGCATCGTCAAGCTGCGTAGCGACCTCGCCGGGGCGCGCGCCGAGTTCGAGCGCGCGACCGGCGCGGCAGGCCGCTTCAACTTTGTCGGCCAGCAGCAGGCCACCCGTGCCTACGAGGCAGCCCTCAAGGGATTGGAGACTCGGATTCGCGCTGTCGGCGAGCGTGGCACCACGACGGCCGGACAGCTCCGAAGCCTGAACCAGCTCAGCGCTCAGCTCGGCAGCCAGCGCAACGCCATCAACGGCACGTTCACCCAGGTCGGAATTTCCAACAACATTCTCAATGCCCTAAAGACCCTGCCCCAGTTCGCCGCCCAGGCAGGCGGCAGCCTCGGGGCCGCAGCCGCACAGGCCCAGGTGCTGACCAGCAATCTCAGCGGTGTGGCGGCGGCGGCGGGGCCGGTCGGCGTGGCTGTCGGCGTCATGGTCACGGCGCTCCTTGCCGGAGCGGTCGCCTTCGCGGACCTGGGTCGGGTCGGCCTTCAGGAACTGGGCAAGCTCCAGCAGGGCATGAACGTCCTGCAGGCCAACGGTGAGACTGACTTCGCGGGCGTGACCCAGGGCGTGCGGGACCTCCAGACTGAGCTGGGTGCGGTTGGCGGAGCGTTCACGCGGGGCGACCTGACGGCGGCGAGCGCGGACATCGTGAAGGCAGGCGTCAGCGTCAGCGACTCGCTGAAACTCATGGGCTCCAGCGCGCGCCTCGCGTCGGTGGATCAGGTCAACCTGACCGACGCCTCCGGGCAGCTCCTGAAGAACCTGCGCCAGTACGGGCTGGGCGTCGAGGACGCGGGCAAGGTCTCGGACATGCTGGCGAAGGCGGGCAACCTCGCTGCCGGCACCACGAACGACCTGAGCATCGGCCTGGGCATCGTGGGCACGACCGGCAAGCAGGCCAAGATCGAGATGTACGACCTGCTCGGCATGCTCGTCCAGCTCGACAATGTCGGCATGAGCGCCGCCGACGTGGGCGCCAACGGCCTGCGCGCCGCTCTCGCGGCCCTGTCGGATGTGACCCCGAAAGGCGAGCGCGCCCTGGCCTCGCTGGGCATCAAGATCCGCGACGAGTTCGGGCACATGAAGCCTGCCGGCGACCTCGTGAAGGAACTGAGCACCAGCCTGCGCGGCATGGGTGTCGAGGTCAACCGGGCGACCGGCCAGCTCGAAGGCAACGGGGACGCCCTCAACATCGTGTCCAGTGCGATGGATACCCGCGCCGCCGCCGCTGTCCTGGCGCTAGGGAACGGCTGGAAAGCCTACGGCCAGCAGGTCAAGGACAGCACCGAATTCACGAAGCAGGCCGCCGACATCATGCAGCAGGGCGTCGCGCCCGCCATGAAGAGCCTGAACAACGCCTGGCGTGACGCGGGGGCCGAGCTGGTGACCAGCTTCGCCGTGCCGCTGGCCGACCTGCTGAACAACCACCTCACGCCTGCCATCAAGGGGCTCGGGGACTTCTTCCGCGAGGTTCGCGAGGGCGGCCCGGTGCTGCAGGAGATCAGGGGCTACGTCATCGCCCTGGCGGTCGCCATCGGCACCCTTCAGGCCGTCTCGCTTGGGCAGGGGTTGGTCTCTCTCCTGGGTGGGGCGGTCGGGCTCCGGAGCATCCTGCCCACCCTGATCGGCGGGTTCCGGGGGCTGGGGCCAGCAGCCGTAGCCGCCTTCGGTACCGCTCGGGTGGCCGCCACAGCCTTCTGGACCAGCCTGACGACGGCGGGTGGTGTGTCCGCAGCCTTCGGCGTGATCAAGACAGCCGTCATGGGGCTGATTCCGGCCCTGCGCGGGGTCACCATCGCGGCCGGGGGTGCCCTGGGTGGCCTGACCGTCGCGGTCACGGCCGCCGCAGGCCTCGCCATCGCGGTCAACAAGATCATGGCCGACACCGCGAAGGCCTACGACCAGGCCGACAAGGGCAACCAGCAGAGCTTCGATACCCTGATGGCGCGAGTGCGTGCGCTGAACGCCGAGGGCACCGAACTGTCGCGTGCCAAGGCGAAGTACCTCCTCCTGGTGCAGCAGATCTCCGACGCCCAGGAAGGCGAGTTCAAGGGGGTCAGCGCCTTCGGCGAGCGGCTGTACGGTCCGCCCGACGAGGCCCGGATCAAGAAACTTCAGGGGGACCTCGCTACGGTGCGCGGCAACATCCAGCAGCTCACCGCTGAGGACGGCCGCCGCGCCGAGGCCGCCAAGCTCAATTCCGGCAAGGTTTCGACTGCGATCAAGCTCACTGACGACCAGCTCAAGGCGCAGACCAAGACGATCCGCGAGATGCGCGCTGAACTCGCCAAGCCCCTCAAGCTGTTTGGAGGCACCGAGTTTCAGGGTCAGCTCGATCAGGTGGCCGAGAAGTACCGTCTCCTGCGGGAGAAGCTCCGCGAGAACGTCCTGGACCCGAAGCAGCGCAATGACCTGAGTCGTCAACTCACCGCGCGCCAGGGCCAGGAGCGGGGGCAGGTCCGCAATGAATTCCAGAGTCGGGCGGCGGACGCTGCGGGACAGGCCGAGCGCCAGGTGCAGCAGGCCCGCGTGAACGCGATGGCCGAAGGGTCGGCGCGCATCCGTGCCCAGGCCCTCCTCGACATTGCCGAGGTGCGCCGGACCGCGCTCGAATCGGCGAAGGCTTGGCGCGACTTCCCTGCCGAGAAAGCGCGCATCCTCGCTGCTGGGGAAGCCCAGGTGGCGGGTATCCAGGCCCAGGCCAACCGCCAGGCCCTGGAATCTGACAAGAAAGCTGCTGACGCGCGTGCCCGTGAAATTGCAGCCCAGGCGCGTAAAGCTCGTGCCGCACTCCGCGCCCGGCAGGCCGAGGAGCGGGCTGCCATCCGCCAGGAACAGACAGTCCAGAGCCTAGGCCGCCGCCTGGGGAACCTGAACGAGGACTTCGGCCTGAACCTCTCCCAGGGCAAGGTCGCGGCCGGGGGCCTTCAAAACTTCCAGCAGGCGCTCGAAGGGCTGAACGCCGAAATCGGGAAACTGCCGGAAGGGGAGCGTGGCCGCTTCGCCGGGCTGGTCGCCCAGGCCACCGAGCTGGGCAAGCGTGGGGACGCCGCCGTCAAGCTGGGCGAGCAGATCGCCGAGGTCCGGGGCCGCGTGAACCAGATGACGGCCGCCGAACTGGAGGCCGCCCGCGCCCGGTACATAGGGGTGGCCGCTGCCCAGGCACTCGTGAAGGCCATCGACACTCGCCTGCCCACCCAGCGGGCGGCCGAATACCGCAAGGGCGTCGAGGGGCTCAAGGGTGCCCTCTCGGAGATGACGGCCGCCGAACTGGCGAACCGACTCGCCACCGAGCGGAGCACTGATACCCAGGGCCGCCGGATCAAGCTGCTCACCGACGAGATCGAGGCGCGGCGCAAGCTGCGCGACGCCACCCTCGAACAGGGCCGTCTCGAACTCCAGAAGGGTGACGCCGACGCCGTGGTGAGCAACTACGACACCCGGCGCACCCAGGCCCAAGCCCGGGGCGACACTCAGGAACTGCTGAGCATCGAGCAGGAGATGGGCGCCGAGGTCCTGGCCGCCCGGCAGCGCCTCGCCCAGGTGGCGGCCGCGCAGGAGATCCTCCAGGTCCGCGAGAAGTACCGCGGCCTGATCGCCGAGGCTCAGAAACATGGTCAGGACACCGCCGCACTCGAAGCCCAGCGCGACGACCTGATCGAGCAGGCCCGCGACCGGCGCAACGACCTGCAGGTCGCCAACGCTATCGCCTCCGACCAGCAGCTCCTTACCCAGACCCGTGAGGTCACCGCCGAACTCATCCGCCTCGCCAACGAGCGTCAGGACGGAATCGACGCCGTCTCACGCGGCCAGGGCGAAGGCGTGGTTGGCCGGGCGCAACTCGCCACCGACCTCGCGGGTGAGGATCTCTCCGCCCGGCTGCGCGCCGAGCAGCAGTGGGAGGTGCAGGTCCGGGACAGCCGCCAGAACCTCGCCACGCTCACGGCACAGGCCGACATCCGCGCCCAGACCGAGAAGTACCGCGTGCTGGGCGAGAAGGCGACTGGCAACGACGACGAGCAGCGCCGGCTCCAGTTGGAGCTGAACGCCTGGATCATCAGTCGTAATGAAGCCCTGGGCACAGAGATCGAGCGGATCGGTTTCGAGACCGCCCAGAGCCGCCTCAAGGCCGAGCGCGCCCTGGCCGACGCGCTGCTGGCCCTGGACCGAGACCTGATCGACGGCCTCAACCAGCGGGCCCAGAGCGAGGCCTCCCGCAAGCAGGGCCAGTTCGACGCGGACCTCCAGGGGCAACTGCGCGCTGTGGGCGACAACGAGGCCGCCAAACTGACCATCCTGCGGGCCGCTGAAACGACCCGCATCGCTCTCTCCAACCAGAGTGTCAACGCTCGGATGCTCGGCGAACAGGACGCCGAGAACCGCCGCTTCGAGGACCTGCGCCGGCAGGCAATCACGGACGGTACCTGGGCCAGTCGCCGTGAAGTGCTCGAGCGCGAGCATCAGGCGCGCCTCACCGAGATCGGCCGACAGGGGGCCTACGACAAGGCGCAGGCCGTCACCCAGATTCAGCGCGAAGTGGAGGACCAGAACGCGCGTACCCAGGAAAAGAGTGCCCAGAACGCAGCGAAGGGCATCACCAAGGGTCTGAGCGATATGACCCTGGCCCAGCGGCAGGGGGCACGCACCGCCCTGCAGGGCTGGCTGACCACGTTCCAGGCCATGGGGGTGGCCGGGCAGGCAGCGGCCCGGGCGATCCAGGAGGCTCTCGATCAGGTGGCCGAGGCCGATGCTTCGGCGCGGCAGCGCGCAGTGGATCTGGCGGACAAGCTGTTCCCGAAAGACGAGAACGGCCGCTACCAGAACCCCGAGGTCGTCACCCGCAGCCTGGCCGACCGCACCGGCAAGATCGGTAAGGCCGACACCATCGCGGACGCCGAGTCCAAGGGGCGCGAGGCCTACGCCACAGAGATCACCAACCTCCAGCAGGGCATCGCGGACGCCCAGGCCGTTCTCGACGAACTGGGCAAGCTGCCGGTGGACCAGCTCGACGCCCGACAGGCCCTGGCCCTGCGAATGGCGCAGCAGTACCTGCCGATTTTCCGCTCGCAGCTCACCGCGACCCAACAGGCCGCAAGCGACGCAGGCAAAGCGGCGGGCAAGGCCTTCGTGGACGGCCTGTCTGTCGATCTAGTGAAGGCGCAGGACGCGGCGGCCGACGCGGGGCTCCAGCTCGCTGAGGCGAACCTGAAGCTCGCCCGTTCCAGAGGGCTGCCCGGCACGACCGAGTACAACGCGGCCCTCCGCGCGTACCGCGACTACTGGGAAGGCCGGGTCACGGTCCTGCAAGGGGGGCTTGCGGCCGCCCAGGCGGCCGAGAGCACGGCTCGGACCACTCTTAAGGGCGCCAGTACCCCAGAGGCCCGCGCTGCCGCCCAGACGACCCTCACAGCGGCCATCACAGCGACCTCGGTGGCCCAGTCGGCGCTGAACACGGCCACCACGAACTACGTGAGCGGCCAGCAGCAGGTTATCGAAAGCACCAAGACGAGCACCGAAGGGGTGGACGCGCTTGCCGAAGCCCGCCGCGCACTGGCCGGGGTGCTGGGCACTTCGACCTTCTCCTACGAGTCCGAGCTCAAGAGCCTCAAGGACCTGATCGAGAAATACCCTGAGCAGGCCGAGGCGCTGGGCCGAGTCCGGGCCGAGTACGAACGCATCCAGGCCTTGCGCCAGGGGATTGCGAACGTCGACAGCCTGAAACTTGATTTTCAGATCGGATTCAACTCCGGGAAGGAGAACCTTCAGAAAAGCGTCTCGAACCTCGCCCAGGGCTTCGGGCAGATCACCTCGCCGCTGCAACTGTTCTCCGCGATCCTGGACAAGATCAACCCGGCTGGGATGATCCTGGAAGGGATGTTCAGCGTCCTCGAGGAGCCGATCAAGGCTCTCCAGGAACCGTTCAAGATCATCGGGACCCTGCTCGGCTCGGTGCTTGCGCCGCTGCTGGAGCTGCTGGCCCCGGTGCTGCAGGCGGTCGCCAGTCTCTTCGTCATCCTCTACGACGCCATCGCGGCCTTCATCAAGGCCATTACCTTCGGCCTGGTCAACATCGACCGGCGCGACCCGAACGACAGTGCCGAGGGCCGCCGCGAGCTTGCCGGCCGCAAGGGGGACAACGACAGCGCCGAACTGGACGGTCAGTACCGCGAGGGCCTGATCGACCGCAAGTCCTATGAGGAGGGCAAGCTCGCCCTCGTCAAAGCCCGCATCGAAAGGGAGCGTGCGGCCGAACTCGAAAAGGCCGAGGGCAACGCGGCCCTCACGCTGGAAATCAACCGCCGCTTTGACGCCCAGTGGCTGAAGGACCGGCAGGCCACTCTGGACGAGATCGCCGCCTATGACCGCGAAATCGAGGGCATGAACGGCGAGAACGAACTGTCGGAGCTGGAGCGCCGGCGCCGGCAGGGGCTCATCAGCGAGCGCGAGTACCAGGGCGAGAAGTACCGCCTGAAGGTCGAGTCGCTCAACCGCGAGCGGGCCACCGAACTCGCGGCGGCCGAGGGCGACCAGCGCAAGATCCTGGCCATCAACCGCAAGTACGACGGCCAGGTGCTCGACGCCAAACTCGACATGCTCGAGGCGCTGTCCGAGGCCTACCGGAACATCGGGCAGACCCTGATGCAGACGATCACGGGCAGCGTGAAAGACGGCCTGATGAGTGCGCTGAAGGCGGGGAACTTCGGGCAGTTCCGCACCTCGTTCAGGAAAAATCTGCGCGAGGCGATGTTCGAGGCGGTGGTGAGCGCGGCTATCGAGTCGGCGGCGATCCAGGGGCTGCTCAAGCCGGCCATCGACGCCCTGGTGGCGGCGTTCCAGACCGACGACACCTCGGACGACAACGCGGCGATTCAGGGTCTCCTGAAGGCCGGGGCGCAGGCCGAGACGGTGGCCGGGCGCATCTACCGGGCGACCAAGCCACTGCGCGACGCCTGGGGCATTACGGGCGACTCGGGGCAGTCCCAGTCAATGGAAGTCACTGGCACCATTGACACCCCCGAGGTCCGGATCTCGCTGGACGCCCTGGGGATGCTGGCCGGGGTTATCCAGAACGTCATCCCCTCGTATCAGATCGCCATCGCCGGGCACACGCCAGTGCTGGCCGCCCACACGGCCGCCCTGCCGACCTTCTCGACTGCCGTGGATGCTTTCGGGCTGCACACGCAGGCCTACCTGACCTCGACCGGGCTGTTCGGCGGCCACGTCGCGGCGTTCGGTGGGCATGTGACGGCCTTCGGCGGGCACGTCCGCTACCTGGCCGACGCCGTCCGCAGTGGGGGCGGCTCGGGTAGCTCGGGCAGCGGCGGCTATACCCCCACCACAAAGAGGTGA